In Metarhizium brunneum chromosome 3, complete sequence, a genomic segment contains:
- the DESI1 gene encoding Desumoylating isopeptidase 1, with translation MDVQLLVYDLSRGLARQMSMGLLGFQLDAIYHTSIQLNGREYVYDGGIIAITPGSSHLGQPLEKIHLGTTNLPLDIIEEYLDSLRPIFTLEAYDLFRHNCNNFSDSFANFLVGKGIPSHIVSMPQAVLDSPMGRMLLPQLTQGINAGRSNGSILGLEQSAQVSSNGSRPHGVKVVATLDELTRLLDGARDSCAIVFFTSATCPPCKMMYPLYDRLAEEFGNQVTFIKADVSQPQSMSISHNFSVRATPTFVTMLKGKEETRWSGASQTTLRNNIQLLVHAAHPSHPHENLRLPSFSDPNSRPVLYSKVPPMAKLEAKMGDVAKRPQIQKLKSFLEARSTLGPQDAVLPELEELSDCIRDSVSQLPPEVLFAVIDLFRCALSDPRVSAYSSEEAEHKTIKTVLNSVNSLGSCPYALRLVTIQMACNMFSTPLFAHEVLQHASLRSALVQLVTTSFLDDAHNNIRVASASLLFNIALAGRGERDRDSSAGLPEEDQVELAAALLEAIAQEDKSVEALQGMLSALGHLVFGISLGGELADLLRALDAQGTILAKTKLFPNEQLIQEVGEELLGKGLRKP, from the exons ATGGACGTTCAACTGCTGGTATACGACCTCTCCCGCGGATTGGCCCGGCAAATGTCCATGGGCTTATTAGGCTTCCAACTCGATGCCATATACCACACCTCAATTCAGCTCAATGGCCGCGAGTACGTTTATGATGGCGGCATCATTGCCATCACACCGGGGTCATCTCACCTAGGTCAGCCATTGGAGAAGATTCACCTGGGGACCACCAATCTGCCGTTGGACATAATCGAGGAGTACCTGGATTCGTTGCGGCCTATATTCACATTAGAG GCATATGATCTCTTTCGTCACAATTGCAACAATTTCAGCGACTCCTTTGCCAACTTTCTTGTCGGCAAAGGCATTCCCAGTCATATTGTCAGCATGCCACAGGCCGTATTAGATTCACCCATGGGCCGCATGTTACTACCTCAATTGACTCAAGGAATAAATGCAGGCCGATCAAACGGATCTATCCTCGGCCTGGAGCAAAGTGCTCAGGTTTCCAGCAACGGATCAAGGCCGCACGGAGTCAAGGTTGTTGCTACATTAGACGAGCTCACGCGCCTGCTGGACGGCGCAAGAGACTCATGCGCCATAGTGTTTTTCACCTCTGCTACTTGTCCGCCATGCAAGATGATGTATCCGCTGTATGACCGGCTGGCGGAAGAGTTTGGCAACCAAGTCACGTTTATCAAGGCAGACGTCTCTCAACCCCAATCCATGAGTATTTCGCACAATTTCTCCGTCAGAGCAACACCAACCTTTGTTACCATGCTCAAAGGCAAGGAGGAAACTAGATGGAGCGGAGCTAGCCAAACAACTCTGCGAAATAACATCCAACTTCTTGTACACGCGGCACATCCATCTCATCCGCACGAGAATCTACGACTACCCAGCTTCTCCGATCCGAATTCCCGGCCTGTTCTCTATTCGAAAGTGCCCCCAATGGCGAAGTTGGAAGCGAAGATGGGCGACGTTGCCAAAAGACCGCAGATTCAGAAGCTCAAATCTTTCTTGGAAGCGCGAAGTACCTTAGGTCCCCAAGATGCCGTTCTTCCTGAACTTGAGGAGCTGTCAGATTGCATCCGGGACTCGGTTTCGCAACTTCCTCCCGAGGTCCTGTTCGCAGTTATTGACCTCTTCCGATGCGCGCTGTCAGACCCTCGTGTGAGTGCCTACTCCTCCGAAGAAGCAGAACACAAAACCATCAAGACCGTCTTGAATTCCGTCAACAGTTTAGGCTCTTGTCCATACGCCCTGCGCCTAGTAACAATCCAGATGGCATGCAACATGTTTTCCACGCCGCTATTTGCGCACGAAGTTCTACAGCATGCCAGCCTACGTTCTGCGCTCGTACAACTAGTAACCACTAGTTTCCTAGATGATGCCCACAACAATATACGAGTGGCGTCGGCATCACTCCTCTTCAACATTGCCCTGGCTGGCCGTGGAGAAAGAGACAGAGATTCTAGCGCTGGTCTCCCCGAAGAGGATCAAGTAGAGTTGGCTGCTGCGCTGCTCGAGGCTATCGCGCAGGAGGACAAGTCGGTAGAAGCTCTGCAAGGCATGCTCTCTGCTCTGGGCCATCTGGTGTTCGGCATCAGTTTAGGCGGTGAGCTGGCTGATCTTTTGAGAGCATTAGACGCGCAAGGAACCATATTGGCCAAGACGAAGCTCTTCCCTAACGAGCAGCttatacaagaagttggAGAGGAGCTGCTGGGTAAAGGGCTACGGAAACCATAA
- the yjiA gene encoding P-loop guanosine triphosphatase YjiA produces MAPIPITIITGFLGSGKTTLILNLMPQLRAKNPAYKLALLKNEFGDLAIDSQLASSSAISGVQEMLNGCICCNLVGQLGPALEELARTVTPDRIVIETSGSAFPATLALEVNRLARDAGRYELDGVISVIDVENWQGYEDTSYTAKIQARYTDLIVFNKWETAGEDRYEECVDRVGDLEVDVARAKSDKGWVDMNLVFGVDGGLARDLTETDMELEVNGGQHDHDHKHGGQTNGHSHSHQNEVEVLSVELAAPSAATSTPKLLAFLRAAPKDEVYRIKAVATLSSAPENSDADAPRPGGLPGGRYILNWAFGRWTFTPVGQGQQEHPSSRDVTLRMTVILARHEGNRWRKKLEAGGYLEAEGVNKGELSVKRIL; encoded by the coding sequence ATGGCGCCGATTCcaatcaccatcatcaccgggTTCCTCGGCTCCGGCAAAACGaccctcatcctcaaccTCATGCCGCAACTCCGCGCCAAGAACCCAGCCTACAAGCTAGCCCTCCTCAAGAACGAATTCGGCGACCTCGCAATCGATTCGCAActcgcctcgtcctcggcgatATCGGGCGTGCAGGAGATGCTCAACGGGTGCATATGCTGCAACCTCGTGGGCCAGCTGGGTCCCGCGCTGGAAGAACTCGCCCGGACAGTCACGCCCGACCGCATCGTCATCGAGACCAGCGGCTCAGCGTTCCCCGCGACGCTGGCGCTGGAAGTGAACCGCCTGGCGAGAGACGCGGGGAGGTACGAACTAGACGGCGTGATAAGCGTAATCGACGTAGAGAACTGGCAGGGGTACGAGGACACAAGCTACACGGCCAAGATTCAGGCGCGCTACACAGATCTGATTGTGTTTAACAAGTGGGAGACGGCGGGGGAGGACAGGTACGAGGAGTGCGTCGACAGGGTGGGCGACCTGGAGGTTGACGTGGCGAGGGCCAAGAGCGACAAGGGGTGGGTTGACATGAATCTGGTGTTTGGCGTGGACGGCGGGCTGGCGAGGGACTTGACcgagacggacatggagctcgaGGTCAACGGAGGACAgcacgaccacgaccacaaACACGGCGGGCAGACCAACGGCCATTCCCACAGCCACCAGAACGAAGTCGAAGTGCTGTCGGTTGAGCTCGCGGCCCCCTCGGCAGCCACGTCCACCCCCAAGCTCCTCGCGTTCCTGCGGGCCGCCCCAAAGGACGAGGTGTACcgcatcaaggccgtcgcCACGCTCTCGTCGGCCCCTGAGAACTCGGATGCCGATGCGCCCCGGCCAGGCGGCCTCCCTGGCGGCCGGTACATTCTCAACTGGGCGTTTGGCCGGTGGACGTTTACGCCCGTGGGGCAGGGGCAGCAGGAGCACCCGTCCAGCAGGGACGTGACGCTGCGGATGACTGTCATTCTGGCACGGCACGAGGGCAACAGGtggaggaagaagctggAGGCCGGTGGGTACCTggaggccgagggcgtgAATAAGGGCGAGCTGAGCGTCAAGCGCATCTTGTAG
- the VHC1 gene encoding Vacuolar cation-chloride cotransporter 1, producing the protein MPPTPDDKGDPLALAMDARKSSKLGLLSGVYIPVCLNIMSILMFLRFGLILGQVGFLGILGLLATAYCVDLLTTLSLSAIASNGEVKGGGAYYLISRSLGPEFGGSIGILFFLAQALNTAMNIVGLIDCIRLNVGPGFPGGYWAGYGLQTAALVTCTCMCLLGSATFSKASNLLLAILTVAVLSVPLSAIFKAPFRDDDAGIVYTGLSLSTFVNNLLPSSSKHVYRGLPTFRDLFGILFPATSGIFAGASMSGDLKNPSKAIPKGTLWAMLTTFVVYFVVILSMACTISRDSFLANDNIISLTNLSAPIVLAGECAVTFFSALMGIIGSAKLFQALARDKLLPGLSIFGRGTKKADEPILAIFLTYVIAQIALLADLNQIATFISMGYQMTFFVMNLACFLLKIGSAPNFRPSFKFFNWQTACIGSLLSAAAMFFIDETYAAIAICVLIFVFLLIHYLCPPKRWGDVSQNLIYHQVRKYLLRLKPEHIKFWRPHIILLINNPRRQTRLIQFCNSMKKGSLYILGHVIVTDDFNSGVHEARLQQQAWTRYISEFSRIKAFVQLTMSPSITWGVRNLVLAAGLGGMRPNVAVLGFYNMDDLRKSNPAVPIPDVPASPSDKMRRPSKSQGKVAKRRRGDTSARLLEGTLPTDVIRTEDMVSPTDYMIILEDLALKYRLNVAIAHGFDKLETPRHDGSNSKKYIDLWPIQMSAELSSDGKNVLTTNFDTYTLILQLGHILRSVQAWRRAFALRVLVFVEYEHEVEEESARVKALLEKLRIDAQVLVFYLASGHLNTYELIVNGNTNDIDAEIIVCEALKDEEWWEDLQILRRQAEELSSSEELSQLAQFLDSTNGRPGAYNPHDDAGNTRRHSMAEFVEMHRKPGIATLSKLGVSMGIHTTHINEEVLHEPESDTEFDTDVEGSTDDEEFEVGSRDFFWGSRDELGNPTLRLLLQSSQDSGAATEQSPTKSGRGRRLGAIESSAQIPSYGTMNTSQTLADNPESSATWHVPEVAEIVASPPEAETSVKIDSFPILDPLQVPKFPQGGSRRSRSMSPSRDVIRDGTVTPTRPNFSRQSSAARFSSRPVPETKIIAEGEGSKISFAPAASNPPTPRAERPAFSRQSSLGKFSSRPLPDTKVSGEEGARTISFAHQPASQPPSRAHSGSHSRHHSRHGSQYSVHGQDQANLVIPERSEPSTNHAPKKSIVEDGGSATSGHDVALSFNDLPSRAQHLILNELMRQHSKDTGVLMTTLPIPSEGTSLDEMSTIQYLSDVELLCNDLPPTLMVLSNNMTVTVSL; encoded by the exons ATGCCTCCAACGCCCGACGACAAGGGTGACCCTCTGGCTTTGGCCATGGATGCGAGGAAGAGCTCCAAGCTGGGCTTGCTTTCTGGCGTATACATTCCCGTATGCTTGAACATTATGAGCATTCTCATGTTTTTGCGGTTCGGCCTCATTCTGGGACAGGTTGGATTTCTGGGAATTTTGG GACTGTTGGCCACTGCCTACTGTGTTGATCTCTTGACCACCTTGTCCCTGTCGGCTATTGCTTCCAATGGCGAGGTCAAGGGAGGCGGAGCATACTATCTGATCTCGAGATCGCTTGGTCCCGAATTCGGAGGCTCCATTGgaatcttgttcttcttAGCCCAAGCTCTCAACACTGCCATGAACATTGTTGGTTTGATCGACTGCATTCGCCTCAATGTTGGACCTGGCTTCCCAGGAGGATATTGGGCAGGATATGGCTTGCAGACGGCAGCATTGGTCACTTGCACCTGCATGTGTCTTTTGGGATCAGCTACTTTTTCAAAGGCGTCTAATTTATTGTTGGCTATATTGACGGTAGCTGTGCTCAGTGTTCCATTGTCtgccatcttcaaggccCCATTTcgagacgacgacgctggCATTGTATACACGGGGCTCAGTCTCAGTACTTTTGTCAACAATCTTCTGCCGAGTTCTTCCAAGCATGTCTATCGGGGATTGCCGACATTTCGAGACTTGTTTGGTATTTTGTTCCC CGCCACGTCAGGCATCTTTGCTGGTGCGTCAATGTCTGGGGATTTGAAAAATCCAAGCAAGGCCATACCAAAAGGCACACTGTGGGCCATGTTAACAACCTTTGTTGTCTATTTTGTTGTGATTCTCTCCATGGCTTGCACCATCTCCCGGGATTCCTTCCTCGCAAACGACAACATCATCTCTCTGACGAACCTGTCAGCGCCAATCGTCCTCGCGGGGGAGTGTGCAGTGACCTTTTTCTCCGCCCTCATGGGCATCATAGGTTCTGCGAAATTGTTCCAGGCCTTGGCGCGAGACAAGCTATTGCCCGGACTGTCCATTTTTGGCAGAGGGACCAAGAAGGCCGATGAGCCTATCCTTGCTATCTTTCTCACATATGTCATTGCGCAAATTGCCCTTCTTGCGGATTTGAATCAGATTGCAACCTTCATCTCCATGGGTTATCAG ATGACCTTTTTCGTTATGAATCTTGCTTGCTTTCTTCTCAAAATTGGCTCGGCCCCAAACTTTCGTCCCAGTTTCAAGTTCTTCAACTGGCAGACGGCCTGCATTGGTAGTCTTCTGTCTGCTGCCGCCATGTTCTTCATTGATGAGACCTACGCAGCAATTGCTATTTGTGTCCTCATTTTCGTGTTTCTACTGATCCATTACTTATGCCCTCCCAAGCGATGGGGCGATGTGTCCCAGAATCTCATCTACCATCAAGTGCGAAAGTACTTGCTGCGATTAAAGCCAGAACACATCAAGTTTTGGCGGCCACATATCATTCTGCTCATCAATAACCCCCGGCGCCAGACGCGGTTAATTCAATTTTGCAATTCCATGAAGAAGGGGTCTCTTTATATTCTGGGCCATGTTATCGTAACAGACGATTTCAACTCTGGCGTGCACGAGGCTCGGTTGCAGCAACAAGCCTGGACTCGATATATTTCCGAATTTTCAAGGATCAAGGCCTTTGTTCAGCTTACCATGTCCCCTTCGATTACTTGGGGGGTACGCAACTTGGTTCTGGCTGCTGGCCTTGGTGGCATGCGTCCGAATGTTGCTGTTTTGGGATTCTATAATATGGATGACCTGCGGAAATCAAACCCTGCGGTACCTATCCCGGATGTGCCTGCATCGCCATCTGACAAGATGAGACGCCCGTCAAAGTCGCAAGGCAAGGTCGCTAAGCGTAGGCGCGGAGATACGTCTGCACGACTCCTTGAAGGGACACTGCCTACCGACGTTATTCGAACCGAAGACATGGTATCTCCCACCGATTACATGATCATATTAGAGGATCTTGCTTTGAAATACAGACTCAACGTTGCCATAGCGCATGGATTTGACAAGCTAGAGACGCCCCGACATGATGGGTCTAATTCCAAAAAGTACATCGATCTGTGGCCCATCCAAATGTCTGCTGAACTATCTTCAGATGGCAAGAATGTGCTTACGACGAACTTTGACACTT ATACCCTTATCTTGCAACTGGGGCACATTTTGCGTAGCGTTCAAGCCTGGCGAAGGGCGTTTGCCCTACGTGTTTTGGTATTTGTAGAGTATGAGCATGAAGTCGAGGAGGAGAGTGCTAGAGTCAAAGCTCTCCTGGAGAAATTGCGAATTGATGCACAAGTCCTCGTCTTCTACTTGGCTTCTGGCCATCTCAACACGTATGAGCTTATTGTTAACGGAAACACCAATGATATTGATGCCGAAATCATTGTTTGCGAAGCCCTCAAGGATGAGGAATGGTGGGAGGACTTGCAGATACTTCGCAGACAGGCCGAAGAGCTTTCCTCGAGCGAAGAGCTTTCGCAACTGGCCCAGTTTTTGGACTCGACAAATGGGCGACCTGGTGCATACAATCCACACGACGATGCAGGGAATACGCGCCGTCACAGTATGGCTGAATTTGTAGAAATGCACAGGAAGCCGGGCATCGCCACGCTCTCCAAACTCGGAGTCAGCATGGGAATTCACACTACCCATATCAACGAAGAAGTTCTGCATGAGCCCGAATCAGACACCGAATTTGATACAGATGTGGAGGGCTCTACTGACGATGAAGAATTCGAAGTAGGTTCTAGGGATTTTTTTTGGGGCTCGAGAGATGAATTGGGAAATCCAACACTGCGTCTATTGCTCCAATCTTCGCAGGACAGTGGTGCTGCAACGGAGCAGTCGCCAACAAAGTCtgggcgaggaagaaggttGGGAGCCATCGAGTCGAGCGCTCAAATCCCCTCATATGGCACTATGAATACGTCTCAGACGTTGGCAGACAATCCCGAATcctcggcaacatggcatGTCCCTGAAGTTGCTGAAATCGTCGCGAGCCCACCAGAGGCAGAGACCAGCGTTAAGATCGACTCCTTCCCTATCTTGGATCCTCTTCAAGTTCCAAAATTTCCGCAGGGTGGTTCTCGGCGATCACGCTCCATGAGCCCTTCGAGGGACGTCATTCGAGATGGAACCGTTACACCAACGAGACCGAACTTTTCGCGACAGTCATCTGCTGCTCGATTCTCTAGTCGACCAGTGCCTGAAACCAAGATTATCGCCGAAGGCGAAGGCTCCAAGATTAGTTTCGCGCCGGCTGCATCAAACCCCCCGACGCCACGAGCTGAACGACCAGCGTTTTCGAGACAATCCTCGCTCGGCAAGTTTTCAAGTCGTCCGTTGCCTGATACTAAAGTCagcggcgaagaaggcgcAAGAACAATTTCATTTGCACATCAGCCAGCATCTCAGCCACCGTCCCGAGCGCATTCGGGTTCCCATTCACGACATCACTCGAGACACGGCTCGCAATATTCTGTGCATGGTCAGGACCAAGCAAACCTTGTTATCCCAGAGCGTTCTGAACCATCCACAAATCACGCACCAAAAAAGAGCAttgttgaagatggcggGTCAGCCACCTCGGGACATGATGTTGCGCTCTCATTCAATGATTTGCCTAGTCGAGCGCAGCACTTGATTCTCAACGAACTCATGCGGCAGCATTCCAAAGACACGGGCGTCTTGATGACAACGCTGCCTATTCCTTCAGAAGGCACTAGTCTTGACGAAATGTCTACAATCCAGTATCTTTCTGATGTTGAACTTCTCTGCAACGACCTGCCGCCTACGTTGATGGTACTCAGCAACAACATGACGGTCACAGTGAGTCTTTAG